AGTCGATCAACGTGTGGTGTCTATGGTTCAACGGTATCTATGTCATCTGTTGTCGACCTCTAAATTATGGCTCTTAACTGTCCACAATACTACCTACAAGGCAGTTTCAAAATTAATACGAGCGTCGTGTGAAACTCTCGATTTCTCCAACGGAGTCTCCCGAGGCCTGTGACCGTGGGTCCACGGGTGGACCCGGGGCCTTTTCTCAGCTTAGGTAAAACATTTACATTACAGGTAACTAACTAGTTAAGTATAGGGTTTTCACAGTCCTCCGTATGAAAAATTACACCTCGTTGCAAATCAAAAGTATGCAAAAGACCAGGTACCGTATCCACTTCAGGAAGTTTGATAGCCTTGATCATGCGAACTCCTATCTTCGCCTTGTGGGGTTCAGTATGGTAGCCTTGCAATATATTGTGGCAGGACTCCTTGCTATAGTGACTGATGTACATGTGTGTAACTAGACGTATCCTTGGAATGTGGCTGAAACGCTAATCCGCGCCACTGGCCGCCGGTGTTGGTCATTAAAAACCCTAGTGGATTATACGATTAATTCAAAGGTTTCTAAAATAGACGTTTCTCTATCACATTCAACGTGTTCAATCAAAAGTTACATTTGGGGGATGGTTGCAAATTACAGCTTGTTCGAGGCCGCTCCGATAACCACAACCCGCTTCAAGTACTGGCCCCGCGCTGATAACCTGGGTGGCGTTGCCGCGGAAGGGTCAATTGGCGATGCTGGATCTCTGCCGTGTCTTCGACTTTACACGGGATTGCGTTGCCGATGCCGAATGGGATGGTCGGAAGTTCGTTATACTTGTTGGTCTGATTGGCACTGTTGGCATGGTCGGCTTCGCCTGGTGGATGATAGCATTGGTATCCGTGTGTGGTTGCCTTGCAGCTAACTTCGTATATGAAGGCTCTGGACATGAGACTCTTCTTCCTGGCGAGAAAGAACATATTTGATGTGATGCCCGCGTGTCTTTTTCCAATATTGATCGTCCCAAGAACTCCAGTGCATCATAGCAAGTAATTTGGTAAGCTTATCACATATTTTTAATCCTGAAATCATTGTCTCTTGGCAAACTCCAACTCTTACAAGCTAGCCCCATATCCCTTGACATAGCTTGCATCAAAAGTTTCCTTATTGACTGCATACTCGCGAATGTAGTCCCTCTCAAGATCGTGTGTTCTGcgaccaagaagaacaagactgTGCAGTGGCGCGCCCATGTCAACAGTTGCCAACTCCTTAAGGGTGCCAGAAACAAGCTGCTGGTTAGCAGCGCCAACACGCGCTGCACCGACAGCCAAGCTATCTGGCCCATAGACACCCTCCTGTCGCTCCTCCTCAGTCTCCAGCATCTGTGCTGCACATTGCGCAACAGTCATGTAACGCGGGGGCTCGAAAATGCGGCGTCCGCGAGCCATGTTCTCCAATGACTGCTCCTTGACCTTAATATCAAGCAGAACTAGTGTATGCAAGCCGATCTGCACGTTCTCGCGCACACGGTCGTAGTACGACGATGGCTTCCAGGTCTCGGTGAAGAAAACCATGCTGACTGTTTGTCCGAAGTTGTACAGCTGGAGACCTGTGCAGCCGATTCCGGACATGATGGATGCGTTCGGGACAACTTTGGTCTCGATGCCAAGTTCGCGCGCGCGGAGGACGAGATCGGTGTGCGTTGTTGCGCTGTGCGCAGTATGGCGTTAGTTATAGATCTTAGAGCGGGAAGTGATAAAGGTCGTACCCGAATGGATCTCCCACTACTAGGAACACAATGTCGGCTTTGTCACCACCGGCGAGGATGTCATCGCTGCCGGTCTCGACCAGTTCACGGTCTGCCTCGATGACGGGGCGGCCATAGAACGCTTCCTACTGGTAAAATTTTTAATCAGTCCATCTGCACAAAAGGCATGTAATTGTTCGGGGTGGAAGATAAGAACTTGGAGCTCAACTCACCAGTTTTTCTTTATCGACAAGAAGAATACTCGTGTATGCCTCTAGATAGACTCTCTCGGCCCGCTTCACGATCTCCAGACCACGGACGGTGATATCCGTCTCATCAGCAAGACCAAGTCCAATAAGGTGAAGCATCTTGACTGTAGGGTCTGAGGTTATGCAATTGAGCAGAAAGCAATGAACCTCACTGTATGTCTAGCagtccgaaaaaaaaagaacagcCGTGCCCCGCGATAGCGGCAGAATACTCCGCGACCGCCGGATCAAAGAGGATCCGGTTATCGCTTATCTCCCCCCCAGATCGGCCTGGGCTTCTCCGAACCTCCAGAGCTTCATCCTCCTTGCGCCCATCTTCTGTCATTTTGACTTGAATCAATCCAAAATCGCTCACTCACACCAGTTGAACACCTGTATAAGCCCCACCTCAATCATCAAAACCTTTCCCTTGGTAGGGTTACCGCCATCCATCATGAGCTCCGATCGGAATCCGAAATATCGACAGGAGATACAACAGGTGAGTTCCTCTACGGTCTCTGGTTCATTTTGCTTGAGATTTATGGTCTCTCGATCTTTCTGGCTCTCGAAAATTTTCATTTGAACGTCTGACTAGGCCTCGGAAGGCCCCTGAACATACCGCGACTGTCGGCTGGCTTTACGACACAACTTGCGCGGCGCAAACGCATCCTTTTTGCGGATGGGGCCACGGCCCCCTCGATTTTCCGAGTACCGTGGAACAAAGTCATTATGGGAAGTTCGAAGCTGCTTTTCTAGCAACTATGATATTCAAGGGTGGTCCGGCCGGGCTTGCGACATGTCACTTGCCTTGAGCATGTACTCATTCGCTGGAATGACGCTATTGTATCCGTCTCCTCTTTCGATTTTCATAACGAGGGTTGAAATAGGGCGCAAAAGCCGTTTAGTCTTGCATTGTTCGGCTGCTGGTATACGCGTATTCTGATGTCAAGCAACTTTGTTGCAATTCTCGAAATGCCCGGATCCTTTCTGCAATTGGTCCTGCCAATATTGAAGGTTGGGCGTTGAATCATTGAGGGATACTGGGCTGAAGACCAAGGAGTATGTCAAATTTCTTGGCCTCAGGAGCAATTGCCAAGCCAGTAGGGCCTTCTCTTCTGAGTTCTGATACTTGCGGGGTCGCGAGAGCTTCTTATCGATGTTGACTTGTGATGGGTGCCACTCATCGTACCAAGGTGTTTTGATGCTCTCTTTTCACCTTCCTCGCTATCTGTCACTCTTTATCTTTCTTATCCAAGATTTCGAACGCTCCATTCACCGAAAGACTTCATTACCTCTTTGTCTTTTCGGCATATCAGTTACCAACACTgcctttcttcctcttttgaTCGTCCTGTGGCCTGAAAAATTTTTTCAAATCCATCTACAAACGCATCTCACGCATTCTTCGAGATTCCATCCATTCACTGTATTGGACACATTATCTGTGTGGTCATTCATCAAGCATGTCTGTTGGTGGCAGATCAATCGTGGAGCTCTGGATGCAGTGTCGGAATGAATCTGCGCGAAGCCAGGAAGAACTCATGCTAAGTGAACTTGATGGGGCCTTGATTGATCCTGATTTGCCCTCAAGTGATTGTATCATTACCTCTCCTATCAATGCTCCTTATGCAGCCTCAGCTTCAGCTTCAGGCTTGGATTTTATTACGGACTTTTCCATGCATTCTGTTGAAGAGGTCTCTGATGCAAATCAAGATCATCTGTCGGACAATTCTAAGTCAGACTTCTTCTCCAGGGGGGAGTACTTTCACAAGAATTACACCCGGTCGCATAATGCTACTATGGATGGATTGGCTCGCCTTCGGCTTCGCTTGCTTTGCATCCACATCTTCAACTCGTTCGAGTTTTCAGGTCGACAGTGCCACGACCAGCCCCGAAACAATCATCGAGAGCCAGGAAGATcatggaaagaaagaaaacacGATTGGAGACTTGTTTACTGACAAAGATTTAAAGATGATGTTTGTCTCCGGAGAGACAGCAGAGCCGTCCCCCGAGACTACCACTTTGATTGAAGAGATCACCCGCCAACAAGTGATCGAAATTGTGGGTAGCAGGAAAATTTGCCTTGAAAGGCTCTTGTTACTGACAATCAAATAGCTGACACGTAGCACCGCATTGGCAACTCGCCGCGGAGTTCGCTCGATATCTACCGACGATCTAATTTTCCTGATCCGCCACGACAAGGCTAAAGTCTCCCGTCTGCGAACCTTTTTGTCATGGAAGGATGTCCGCAAGAATGTCAAGGACTCCGACGACAAGGGTGGTGGTGATGCCGCAGATTTCGCCGCCGCCGACGATGCGGCTGGTGTTGTTGCAGGCCCCCAAGATGTGGCTCCCAAGCCCAAGAATAAGCGCGCCAAGGTCGGACTTGCGTGGGATGTCAACAGTTTCTACTCAGTTCAAGTCCCCGAGcgcgaagatgaagaggatgaagaagaggaggagcaAAACTACGCGACCCTCCAGCGTCTTGCTGCCGCCGATGAACGCACCCGCCATATGACGCGAGAGGAGTATGTCTTCTGGTCCGAGTGTCGCCAGGCTTCCTTCACCTACCGCAAGACCAAGCGATTCCGCGAGTGGGCAGGCTTCGGCATCGTGACCGAATCTAAGCCAAACGATGACATTGTGGACATTCTCGGTTTTCTCACATTTGAGATCGTCCAGACTCTTACCGAGGAGGCACTCAAAGTCAAGGAGCGCGAAGATAATGAGAAGCACCGCCGTGGAGGTGCCGACGCCGGTGAAAATCTCAAGAAGCGGAAGCGCGAGACCGGCTTGTTTGATCCCCCCGAGGAGGGGCGGACTCCCATTGAGCCACGACACGTTCATGAGGCATACCGCAAATTGCAGGCTACTCCTCAAAAGGCCAAAGCTCTGCTGCTGCACAACGGCCGTGTTCCTTATCGTTTTCCTCTTGCTTTGGTGGGTCTTTACACACTTGCACATCATAATTTTTATGCTAACAAACTCACTAGATTTAACTGTTCGCTCACTTCGGCGTCAATTTGGAAATGATGCCCATTCATGAATTATGCGCGTGGCATCGGGAGTTTGTGGACGATACCCCAAtattatctttttttttacctgtAGTGGTGGCGGAGCAAAGGTCCCTTTTTTGGTGAAACCGCCTTTTGTTTTAATCAAGTGCTTAATAGTCTTCAATGCTGAATCTAATCAACTTCGTGTGCACTGTACGCATAGCCTTGTATCTACCTCTCTAGTCAGCTCGACCATAGCCAGGCTTGTCCCACCGGAACCGAATTGGAAATGCCTTGGTGGATAATAAAATTTTTATGGTGTGTGACACTGATAGATTGATTACTGTCTAGGTCCTTCGTTTAGGGGATTAATATTCAGACACCTGGTCTGACAATCAGTATCCTCACGCTACCTGAGGCTAGACGGGATAGTATAGCCAAAGTTGCGACGAATGGGAAGAGAGTGCTCGAGGTTGGGAGGTAACGAGTTGATACTTCCCAAGGCTACATCTGAACCACACCTGTTGAACAAGTTTAGACTAGTTCACACTCAATCACACTTTCTACTCCCTTTCCAGCGCTCCACACTTGGACTATTTTCAAGCCCGCCCTCCTTTCAATCAAGTCATACCACGCTGTACTAGTCCGCTGCTcggaagagaagagggtCAACATAATCATGTCGAGTCCCGTGGTCTCCCAATGGGCTCCGGTGGTCGGCATCACGTTCTCATTGATCAATAGTCTACTATACCCAGGTTTCATGGCCTCTTTCACTCGTGAAAGTATGATTTCACATACATCGTCCGACCAGTTATGTAGCGTTGAGTGTATGTAATAAGCCCGGGCACCTGAGATTGTGTAAGTCACTTCATTCGGAATTGATATCGAGAGAGTTGGAAGGGAATCATGGGGAAGATCTCTAGACTCTGACCTTTGACGGGTTGCTCATCATGGAAGTCATACTCCATTCGGATTATCGCCGGATCTAGATCCTTGATCTGGCGAATCATCATGGGCAAGTCTTGAAGAATCAACTTTCCAGGAGCGTTCGGATGGCGACTTTGAAACCTCACCAAGTCATGGCCCACGTTGCCGCCAATATCTACAAGGAATGGTGCATCTGGGCTAGATTCAGCCCCATCGATCAGCCTCTCCTTCACGGGATAGACGTCAGGGTCCATCCAGAGTGGCCGACCCAGATTGTAACCACCCAAGTAATCATTCAGGTGTTTTCCGTAACCCAAATCTACCACCCAAGAAAAGATGTCCTTGTCGGTACCATAGGCATACATCAGAGACGTGTCCTGAGGATTTGTTGGATTCACCCAGCCCCGCTTGCGAGAGAACTCGTGGAATTTCAAAATGCCCGAGCCATTGCACGCGGTTCTAGGTGGGTGTGAAGATGTATTAGTCGCACCGTTCCCTGGTATTTGGCTTAGAGTCAAATGAGCACTCACAAACCAAGATACCCATGTCCAATCTGAGGGAGGCTCAGCGCCTTGGTATAGTTTGTAGACAGATATTCATCTTCACCGACCTCGATGAGGAGTCCCATCGCACTGACATGTCGCATCAAACGACCTAGCCTACAGTTAGCTAGAGCGTTGTAATTGATTGTGAGGAGCCCACTGAGAAGTTTGGGGTCGACCCCAAGGCTCATGGCCAAGTCAGTAACCTTCTGGGGTTTATCGCCATTCTGAGCCATCAAGATCCATAATCCTGCGTCCACGCCAAACCCTATAGCCGCAATTGTACCCATCTACGACATCACTTATTCTGTTCAAGCTCTGAGACTCTTGGGCACTTACCTGTCCCCAGCAGTGATCAACCATCGTCTCCCGAGGCGTTTCGATCGCTAAAGCTAAAGCTCGACACTTGACTAACGTATCCTTACGGTCTTGATCGGTTCCAGTCGTTAGGTTATTGACGCTCTCGACAACCTCGTTCAGCAATTTAGGGATTGCCTCGGCGTTATTTGGGTGTGTGGCTATAAGAAGATCCATAGGAGATAAAGGATACGTTGGGGTTTCGGCCGCCATGCTGATGAAATTGGAAGCTAAACCTGAAAGTCTTGTGGGATGAGGTAAGAAAAGATGAATCTGTATGCGTATACTCCCGTTCTAATGAAACAAGCAAAAatgtcaaggagaagaagatcaggATAGAGAAGTTGACTGCATCTTTTATTTGGACCCCTAGAGATATAATCTAACTTGTCTTTTTTCGTTAATAAACCGATCTCTACTAGTGCAACCAGGAATAGTATGTGTGAGCCAGCGTGAGTCCACCCCCCCGCATTATCCTAGACAGTATCTACGAATGTAGTCATGGACAAATACGGAAATGATCTACTGTTATATGCGATGTTAAGAATTAAAAGGAAACAATCGACCAAAACTGAGAGTCTGTGCTACTACCTTGGTTCGATTTACGGTTCTAGAGCAACATCACCAGCAGCTAGTGCACCACCGGAACCCTCGGTGGACTCTGAGAGTATGTAAACCACCGGGGCATGGGAATGGTGGATTATCTCTTGAGCTGGAGACTTCCGTGATAGTTTCCATGTAGTTTAGCCCTTGTTGCTCAGTGTCATGCAATAATAGGGCTGCGCTAAGTGCAACTTTCAAGGCACTGAGAACTATCTTGGAATTTTATGCAGATCGATACCACGATTTCCAAGACTCAGTAAACATGTCGTCTGTGTAACAGCGATGGCTTTTTGATCTGTTAAAGGCATCGCGGTGGTCGTGCATCCACAACGATGTCGGTTTCCCCTTCAAAAGAGTCCCCCGAACGGAAAACACAGCATTTTCATCTTGGTGCACTGTATTCATGGCCTTCTGGGAAGACCAACCCCATCCCGAAATGATTTGGCCATGTGCTGGTACAAAAGTCTAGACTGTCATCATGCTATGCTTCTTTTTCTACAGTTCCAGCCACTCGAGGTCCAGACCCCTCAGATGGGCTAGAAGATCAGAGAACTGAAGAATGTGAGTCATGTGGCCCTGACGATACAATGCGCTGGTGAACAGTGGCCGGTTGTGATTCGATCCACTAAATGAGACAAACTGACTTACAAGATATCACCTTTTTGAGAACATTTCGCGTTCGTTATGTAGGACGTGACGAAGGATCATCGGAGTTGGAATCAGAATTGCATGAACAGGGAAGTCAAAGCACGGGTCGAGCGGGGAGGCCGAAGGGGCTAAACGATATCATTTGCCAGGTCGGAATGCTTGGACCAGTGGGTATATCTTGTCAATAGTAAGATGATGTTGAAAGACTGGGGGATTGAGTCCTCCATTTGAGAGTGCTTGGGAACCAGGGGAGTTGAGATCTGCACTTGTCACACCCCAACCCCAGGAAGGCTTTGCACGGAGTTGTTAATGAGAAGATAATGAAAGAATGGCCACAGGCCAGATGGTAAAGATTCACGGTAGGAAGATTCGCTTCGGTTGAAGATTTACCTGATGATAGATGATAGACCGGAATGGTTAGTTGCACACACACGAAACATAGTCACTTCGCAGATCGTTACTCAGACAAGGTCTCTGTTGATATCATGGCTAAGCTCAACTGGTATGACTGCGACGTTTTGAGTGTTCAACAAAGACCCACAAACTTTGAAAATGTCACGAGCAATGATATACCCAGAGACAGTGACAAACGGTCTTATACCATGCTCTTAATTGGTGCCGACGGTGTTTGTCGGCACACAAATTCTAAGGCAGCTGCTCGAACATCGCCCACGTCAGTCGTGTCATTTGTCTTATGTGTGGTGATACAGATGACGCAGCTAGACAGCACACCATTGATGCAGCTATGAAAGTGCTCTGGTGGACTAATTCACCACACGGAGAATCTAGAAATCTGGCGGAGCGACCTGTCACTACCAAATCTAGGACTTGATCAGGTACGCTGGAACTCGCTAGCCAGTGGCTAAGCgatcaacatcatcatgcACACTGGTGCGACGATACATTGGAAAAAAAGCTACGAAGTCCTGAAGCCCGCCAACAATCGCTCAACCACCGATCTATTGCACCTCACGATAGATCCCTCTTGCATACAATTCCTCTATTTATGGTGGTCGGCGGTGGGACTTTCAAGAAGAGCTGGATGCTGTGGAGGAGCCCTCAGTCGCCAACGCCATCGCGTATAGCCAGACTAAGTGTGTCGCTGAAGCTGTAGTCAAGCGCGCGGCGAAGCACAGCCCATTCAAAAACAACCGGCGAGTTGTTTTAAACCTGTGATGGGAGAAAGGATGGAGGTAGTGGCTGAGAAACTACCCGTAGATGGCATGACCTGGGAGGAGTTGTGGGCTATCCTCGAGGGGCTAGGTTACAAGCTGGAAGTTAAGAGCATGCACGAAGGAGTATTTGACACttgtccatgctgatattgAAGCAGGACGGGATAAGCATCCCCTATGGCCACTAGCCCACATGATCAGAGGTTTGCAGAACGATGAGCGAATGGTAGGTAGCTCTTGGCAAAATCTTCGTAGCACACTATTGCAATTGAAAGCTGCTGTACGAATGAGTGCCGAGTTCCTTGTCAAGGTGAGATTTTTACTTATGCCTTCAAATCAGGTCCAAGAGAGGATAGAGCCTACGCGCAATGAGGTAGACCGGATTGATGGACAACTATGCAGGGTAGcataactttttttttcaaaagtcGTTTAACTTTGCTTCCATGAAATGCGTTAGATGTCTCTTAACACTGAGCGTATACTCTTCTTTCAAGTTTCCT
The nucleotide sequence above comes from Penicillium digitatum chromosome 1, complete sequence. Encoded proteins:
- a CDS encoding Diphthine synthase, putative, whose translation is MLHLIGLGLADETDITVRGLEIVKRAERVYLEAYTSILLVDKEKLEAFYGRPVIEADRELVETGSDDILAGGDKADIVFLVVGDPFGATTHTDLVLRARELGIETKVVPNASIMSGIGCTGLQLYNFGQTVSMVFFTETWKPSSYYDRVRENVQIGLHTLVLLDIKVKEQSLENMARGRRIFEPPRYMTVAQCAAQMLETEEERQEGVYGPDSLAVGAARVGAANQQLVSGTLKELATVDMGAPLHSLVLLGRRTHDLERDYIREYAVNKETFDASYVKGYGASLKKSLMSRAFIYEVSCKATTHGYQCYHPPGEADHANSANQTNKYNELPTIPFGIGNAIPCKVEDTAEIQHRQLTLPRQRHPGYQRGAST
- a CDS encoding Transcription factor spt3, putative, with translation MLLWMDWLAFGFACFASTSSTRSSFQVDSATTSPETIIESQEDHGKKENTIGDLFTDKDLKMMFVSGETAEPSPETTTLIEEITRQQVIEILTRSTALATRRGVRSISTDDLIFLIRHDKAKVSRLRTFLSWKDVRKNVKDSDDKGGGDAADFAAADDAAGVVAGPQDVAPKPKNKRAKVGLAWDVNSFYSVQVPEREDEEDEEEEEQNYATLQRLAAADERTRHMTREEYVFWSECRQASFTYRKTKRFREWAGFGIVTESKPNDDIVDILGFLTFEIVQTLTEEALKVKEREDNEKHRRGGADAGENLKKRKRETGLFDPPEEGRTPIEPRHVHEAYRKLQATPQKAKALLLHNGRVPYRFPLALI
- a CDS encoding O-methyltransferase, family 2, translated to MAAETPTYPLSPMDLLIATHPNNAEAIPKLLNEVVESVNNLTTGTDQDRKDTLVKCRALALAIETPRETMVDHCWGQMGTIAAIGFGVDAGLWILMAQNGDKPQKVTDLAMSLGVDPKLLSRLMRHVSAMGLLIEVGEDEYLSTNYTKALSLPQIGHGYLGLTACNGSGILKFHEFSRKRGWVNPTNPQDTSLMYAYGTDKDIFSWVVDLGYGKHLNDYLGGYNLGRPLWMDPDVYPVKERLIDGAESSPDAPFLVDIGGNVGHDLVRFQSRHPNAPGKLILQDLPMMIRQIKDLDPAIIRMEYDFHDEQPVKGQSLEIFPMIPFQLSRYQFRMK